A genomic segment from Rhinatrema bivittatum chromosome 19, aRhiBiv1.1, whole genome shotgun sequence encodes:
- the LOC115080275 gene encoding vomeronasal type-2 receptor 26-like: protein MDSGIGESRPHGSGRQQQLTAVKLPLRAKCSDSCPPGFSKLLKRGEPVCCYECIPCPEGEISNQTDMDACTKCPEDKWSNQKRDACIPKVITFLSYEEPLGTALSLISICFFLITAVILGIFINYKDTPIVKANNRELSYILLVSLMLCFLCSLIFIGRPEDITCILRQTVFGITFSISLSSILAKTITVVMAFQATKPGSKLRKWMGSRVSNSIVLSCSLPQVFLCLVWMCAAPPFSYLNMQSETGTILIECNEGSITAFYCVLGYLGFLAGLSFFIAFLARNLPDSFNEAKYITFSMLVFCSVWVSFIPTYLSTRGKYMVVVEIFAILASSSGLLGCIFIPKCYIILLRPERNNRKYLTKN from the exons ATGGACAGCGGCATCGGGGAATCCAGGCCGCATGGAAGTGGCCGCCAGCAGCAGCTCACAGCCGTGAAG TTACCTCTACGTGCCAAATGCAGTGACAGCTGCCCTCCTGGCTTCAGCAAATTACTCAAGAGAGGAGAACCCGTCTGCTGCTATGAATGCATTCCCTGTCCAGAGGGAGAGATCTCCAACCAAACcg ATATGGACGCCTGTACAAAGTGCCCAGAGGACAAATGGTCCAATCAGAAGAGAGATGCCTGCATCCCGAAAGTGATAACCTTTCTCTCCTATGAAGAACCTTTGGGGACAGCCTTGAGTCTAATCAGCATTTGCTTTTTTCTCATCACTGCTGTCATTCTGGGAATCTTCATTAATTACAAAGACACTCCCATAGTGAAAGCCAACAACCGGGAACTCAGCTACATTCTCCTTGTTTCCCTCATGCTCTGCTTCCTCTGTTCCTTGATATTCATCGGCCGTCCTGAGGACATAACCTGCATTCTCCGCCAGACTGTCTTTGGGATcactttctccatctctctctcctccattctgGCAAAAACCATCACTGTGGTCATGGCCTTCCAAGCCACCAAGCCTGGAAGCAAGCTCCGGAAATGGATGGGTTCCAGGGTCTCAAACTCTATTGTCCTTTCCTGTTCCCTTCCTCAAGTCTTTTTGTGTCTTGTGTGGATGTGCGCTGCTCCTCCTTTCTCATATCTTAACATGCAATCAGAAACTGGAACAATACTAATTGAATGTAATGAAGGGTCAATAACTGCATTTTACTGTGTTCTGGGTTATCTGGGATTTCTGGCTGGTCTCAGCTTCTTCATAGCTTTCCTAGCAAGAAATCTGCCTGACAGCTTCAATGAGGCCAAGTACATTACCTTCAGCATGCTGGTGTTCTGCAGTGTTTGGGTGTCCTTCATCCCAACGTACCTGAGCACCAGGGGCAAGtacatggtggtggtggagataTTTGCTATCCTGGCCTCTAGTTCTGGACTGTTGGGCTGTATATTTATCCCCAAATGCTATATTATTCTGCTGAGACCTGAAAGGAACAATAGAAAGTACCTAACAAAAAACTAG